The segment AGAATTAGTGTTGCTTAGACTCTAAGCTAACTTCATGTTTATCTCCAACATTATCCCCCTTAAACTTGAAGTTATTCTTTCCCACATCTTGAACTCCCACTAGATCTTTCATTTCCTTGAACTTAGTTCTTCCCAAGGCTTTTGTCAGAATATCAGCCATTTGCTCAGCTCCCGGAACATGTTGAACATCAACTAGCTCATTCTCGATGCATTCTCGTATGAAGTGGTAGCGCTTGTGAATGTGCTTGCTGCGTCCGTGGAAAACGGGATTCTTTGTAAGTGCTATGGCAGATTTATTGTCAAGCCTTATGGTGACTCGATCACCACCATCTCCAACGACTTCTCCCATTAGTTCTTGCAACCATATGACTTGTTTTGCGGCTTCGGTTGCTGCCATAAACTCAGCCTCACAAGAAGATAATGCCACCGTTTCCTGTTTCTGAGAACACCAAGTAATAGGACTATTATTCAAGTAAAATATATGTCCAGTAGTACTCCTACCATCATCCTCATCAATATTGTGACTTGAGTCACTAAAACCTTCTAGACTCaacgagtttgcttccttgtacACGAGGCCTACTCCTGTCGTTCCCTTTAGGTATCTTAGTATTTGTTTTAACGCTGCTCCGTGCGAACGCTTCGGTTGATGCATATATCGACTAAGTAAACCAACTGAGAACGCAAGATCTGGCCGTGTGTGTAGCACATACCTTAAACACCCGATCATACGCCTGTACTCCTTTGCATCGAtgtcgtcttcttcctctgatTTAGACAACTTCAGACCAAACTCCATAGGTGTATGAGTGGCATTACACTCATCCATGCCGGCTTCCTTTAAAATCTTCTCCGCATATCTGGCTTGACTCAACGTGATCTTCCCCTTCTCTTGTGTTACTTCAATCCCGAGGTAATAGGTTAGTAACCCAAGATCGCTCATATCAAAATTGCTGGACATTTGCTTCTTAAAGACGTCAATTATGTGTTCGTTAGAACCTGTGACCAAAAGGTCATCGACGTATacagcaacaagaagaagctgGTCGTGCTCTTGCTTGCGATACAAGGCTGGTTCTTTTGTACACCTTTTGAATAGTAGTTGCTCCAGAACTTTGTTTAGCTTTTCATTCCACGCCCTTGGTGCTTGTCTCAGTCCATACAGAGCTTTGTTAAGTCTGTAtactttatcttcttcaccCTGCACTTCAAATCCCTCGGGTTGTTTAACGTATACGACCTCTTTTAAGTCACCGTTGAGGAAAGCGGTCTTTACGTCTAGATGATGGATCACCCACCCCTTTGATGCTGCAAGAGCAACAAGAAACCTTACAGTTTCAATACGAGCAACCGGTGCGAAAACTTCTTCAAAATCAATGCCGTGCCTTTGAATATATCCCTTAGCCACCAATCTcgatttatatttgtttatgctCCCATCTGCGTTTCTTTTTATCTTGAAAATCCACTTTAAACCTATTGCTTTAGCTCCTGGTGGAAGGTCAACTAAGTTCCAGGTTTTATTCTTCACAATGGAACTGATCTCGTCCTCGCACGCGTCACGCCACACTTGCTCCTCCATTGCAGTCTTGAAATCCCACGGTTCTTCATCTAGGAGAAACAATAACCGCTCTCCTTCTGCTTCAGCTAGAAGTATATAGTCATCTAGATACCCTGGTTTCTTAGTGATTCTAGTAGAACGTCGAGTTTGCaactctgtttcctctgtttcctctgtttcttcttccaaCTCTGAAGATAAATCATTGTTCTCTTCCTCTGTTGCATCATTACTTTCTTCTTTAACACCCTCGCTGATAGTCTCTTTATCTTTACTGCCGTCATCTATGATCTCTTCGAGCCCTTGGTTACCGTATTCTCCAAAGCCAATCTTGAAACTTCCTGGTTTCTCTGTTTCGTTTCCTCTTGATTTGTTCCAATCCCAAggtttattttcttcaaacaCAACATCTCGACTGACAATAATCTTTTGGTATGTAGGGTCAAGTAGTCTGTAGGCTTTAGAACCGGGCTCGGTTCCTAAGTTTACCAACGTACGAGACCTTTTGTCTAATTTCTTCAGCCCTGCCGAATCTACCTTTGCATGAGCAATGCACCCAAACACTCGAATGTGCTCAATACACGGCTTTCTTCCTTTGAATGCCTCGTATGGAGTCTGAGAGACTAATGTCTTAGTCGCAATACGGTTTATTAGGTACGTTGAGTGCCTAACTGCTTCCCCCCACAAGTAATTTGGCACACTCATGTGTGTTAAGATACTTCTAGTCATCTCTAGCAACGTTCTATTACGCCTCTCTACTACTCCATTCTGTTGTGGCGTGTATGGAGCGGTCAAATGACGTTGTATTCCTGCCTTCTCGCAGAAATCCCGAAACTCTGTGCTGGTGAACTCTCCGCCTCGATCCGTTCTTAATGTCTTTATGCTTGTGCCTGCTTCATGTTCAACTATCTGTTTAAACCTCTTAAACTTCTCGAATGCTTCTCCCTTCTCCTTTAGCAATATAGACCACATATAACGCGAGTGATCATCAATGAGCACAAATATATATCTACTCTTTCCTGCAGTTTTTGGTGCTATTGGTCCACAAAGGTCACCAtgtatgagctcaaggaccGTACTTGCACGATATTTCGTAGATTGTGGGAATGGTTTCCTCGTTTGTTTAGCTCGCAGACAAGAGCTACAGATCTCCTTCTCAATTTTTAGTTCGGGGAGTCCTCGAACAAGATTCTTGCTTACCATCATCTTTAGTGCATCAGCTCCAAGGTGTCCAAGGCGCGCATGCCACTGTGAGTACTCGTGATGTATCTCCGTTTGTAAACATCTCTGTTCTGCTGTTTCCATAACTACTTTGTATAGTCGGTTTCTTGCCCTAGGCGCCTTCACAATGAGATTACCGTCTCTGTCATGTAAAGTAAGATAGTCCTCTCTCATTCTAACGTCGCATCCTGACTCCGTAGCTTGCCCGAGACTTATAATGTTACTCTTAAGATCTGGTATGAAATAGACGTCTGCAAGTATCTTCCTCTTCCCATCTTGACTAACAAATAGAATTGATCCTTTTCCCTTGATATCTACTCTTGAGTCGTCTCCAAACCGAACATTCCCAGTAATCTTATCATCCAACGAATTGAAATAGCTTCGGTTCCCAGTCATATGGTTGCTAGCACCGTTATCTAAATACCATATTCTGTCACTATCGGTATTTGACTCGAAGTTCTTAGGCGTTACATTCCGTTCGTTGAGGTAGACGATCTCCTGCATCATTAATCTATCGGCTTCCTGAGTCATGTCACCATCTTTGCTTTCAGTTGTTTCTTGCAACTTCAACAGTCTGTCAGGGCATGTCGCTGCAAAGTGTCCCTGTTTATCGCATCTAAAACATGTCACCTTAGAGTTATCTCGACTTTCCCAGTAAGATCTTGTATTATCTCTGTTATCCCAATATGTTCTGCCACGACCTCTTCCTCTGTTATAGTTTCTACCACCTCTGCCTCGTCCTCCTTGATAGTCTCGATAGGGTTGAGATTCAGTATTAGTATACATCAACTTGTTCTGATCCtgtgtatcttcttcttcttcacttacTCGCTCCTCATATGTCTTTAATCGTCCTATAACGTCTTCTAAACTTGCTGTCTTTAGGTCCAGTAATTGTTCTAAAGAAGCAACcatgaaaatatatttcttgCGCGGTAAGCTTCCCAATAGCTTCTTTACGAGCTTTGTTTCTTCTATCTTTTCTCCTAAAGTTTCAGCTTTTGAGGATATCTCTGATATTTTACCGACGAAGTCATCAATCTTATATGTTTCTTTCATCTTCAAGCGGTCAAATTCATTCATCAGAGTATGAAGTCGGGCTTCTCGAACTCTCTCAGCTCCAACATGACGTGTTTTGATTGCATCCCATACCTTCTTTGCAGAGTCGAGACTCCCAATTTGTAAGACCAATGATTCTGGTACGGATTGACAGATCAGAGCGGTTGCCAtggtatttttcttcttctcagtgGTCTCTTCTTCGACAGCCTCCCATACTTCATGAACATCGAGTAACAACTTCATGCGAATCGCCCATACTGTATAGTTTGTGGTGGTTAACATTGGACACTTGATGGAGGATGATCCTCCTTTGTCTTTCGTTGCCACAACTATAtctcccatctctctctccttgaTTACTTTAAgtatggctctgataccaaatataagcTCAAAGAATGTCTTAGAACTTTAAACTTGATATGAAGAACACAACTCAATATAAAGAACTCTCTTTATTAAACTTTCTCTTAAGAAAACACTCAAAAACCTTAAGCTCTCAACTCACAATATAAACTCTTATATTGAATGCAACACTCTTGCATCTCTTATATAGATTTTAGTATTCCTAAACTCTTAGGTAATATCTTTCCTATTCTTAATACACTTAGAATTAGTGTTGCTTAGACTCTAAGCTAACTTCATGTTTATCTCCAACATAGACTGTATCTTTCTTTGTAGTACTACTCCTCGGTTGATTGTATCCATGGATCTTCCCCATTTGCAAATACTATCAGAGGTAAATAACcgaaaaaaaaagcaataacAATCTGATCTCACGTATTACTCAAATTTGGAGATCAAAACCTTGTTGATGCTGAATGATTATGATACCGTACTATTCTAAGTACGTTTCAAGCAAAAACTTATCATCATCAGCAAAGTATTCAACTTACCTTGCGACAAAAGAATCAGGTTCGTCAAGGTTTACATTCAAGTAAACATTATACATCATTTCAACCATAACCAATGGCACAAACACTGCCTAGGAGGATCTGAAACAAAGAATGGCTCAACAAGATTGCATTTCAAAGGAGTGATGACATGAAACCCAAAAGTGTTCACTGTCATCAGTACCATAACCGCCGAGACTTTTGAATACGAATGACCAAATGAGCCTAACAAGATGAACCTAGCCATAAGTGAAGTTATAGAGGAGAGGAGACACCTGTTGGTGATAGATAATCCTAGTTGTTTTTGGTTAAGAAGATATTCCCACGGTTTAATAAAAAAGTgtgagtaattttttttttcgaaactaattaattaaagagagttattttaaaatctattctaAAAACGTGTGAAAAgatcaaaaattttatattagtgAACAGAGAGAGTAAACAGAAAgcataattaaaagaaaattaaatcaaatatttttagtgttttattataattattcattaagaagataaaacatataattaaataattaaaatcaaacaCACGTGCgtgtatctattctattaatcaAAACCCTCAAGCCAAGGATACCCTAAAATGTTGTTGGTGTAGAGAAGTTTGAGAGGAAAAGTATGTTTGAACAGCTTTTATTATTTTTCGGCTCAATTGATGTTAGGTTGCAAGCTGGAGATGTGATTTTGATACTGCTAGAACAAGGGATTCCAGTACTGTTAAAACACGTATCCCGAAGATTCTCATCAAAGAAAAGAACCCGAAGAATTGAAGTAGAATTAGAAGACAAGATCAGTGCTCTGCCCGACGAGTTGCTCGTGCAGATATTGTCTCTTGTTCCGACAAAAGATGCAGTAGCCACCATGATCTTATCAAAACGATGGAGGTACATTTGGACGATGGTGCCAAAGCTTGACTATAATATGAATGACGGTATTCACAAAGTAGGTTTCCTTGACTTTTTGTTTGGGAAAAGTTATCAACGGTGGTTTTTACGGTTTATTGATGAGTCGTTACTAGTCCACAAGGCACCTGTATTAGAAAAACTAGCTATTGAACTCGGTGGGAAATGCCCTGTTGATGTAAATGTGGACGTTGGAAAGTGGATTGAAAAAGCGGTTGTTAGTAAGGTGCGTGAGATAGAGTTAGTGCTTATGTGGTCTGCCGAGCATACTAGCTTGCCTAAGAGCCTTTACACATGCAATACACTCGCCTCTTTAAGTCTTTTCGGAAAGATTATCGTGGATGTTCCTTCTCTGGCTTGCCTCCCATCCCTGGAAGAGCTTGAACTTAACTCTGTGGTATACAAAGATGAAGATTCTCTTGCTCGGCTTTTATCAAGTTGTCCTAATCTCAAATATTTGGATGTGGAACGACATCCCCAAGACAACGtgaaaattttcaatataaaagcCCCATTATTAGAAAACTTATACTATTTGTATGTGGAGTTAAGATCACACGACGAAGGCACTGGTGGGGGGACTTTGGCTATAGATTCTCCGGCATTAAATGAAATCTTCATCGCTGATTACTCGGGAGACTCTTGCTCCATTGAGAACAAACCTCGCCTTGACAAGGCATTTATCAGCGGTTCTTGTTACCCTGATGACAAGTTTATGACATGTCTTTCTTCAGTCAGATACCTCGAGTTAGTTTTGAACTTTGCGACGGTATGCAATGCTCTTGTACAGATTCATTAGGATGATCATTATCTATTTAGCATGATCACATTTCtatgggttttttttttctttacttatGTGTACTTATGTGTTGTTGTGTTGTTGTGTTGTTCATTGCAGTTTGTGTGGTTTAACACTATTAACTTCTCACAGCTTCTGGAATGTAAGATAAGACTTGTACACGAGTTAGACTGGTTAGAACCGCTAATGTTTTTACTTCAAAATTCTCCTAATCTAAAAGTTCTTTCCATCGACAAGGTTTGTTCTTTCCTTCATGCAGTTTTTGATGGAGTAATCaaagtaaaatttcattatattatCTATTGTGGTCTTTTTTACAGACATTCATTCGATATGTGGAGGAGTCGCCACTTTCATGGAACCAACCGAGTTCTGTTCCCGAATGTTTGTCAAGCCATCTAGAGATCTTTGAATGGAATGAATATGGAGGAAGAAACGAAGAGAAAGAATTGGTAAAATACATCTTTGCCAACTCTAACTGCTTACAGAGAGCTAGATTCTCCTTGAAATCAACCGGcaaaaagaataagaagaagatgatggaagAGTTGGGATCTATGTCTAGGATTTCGACATCATCCCAGCTTCTCTTCTCCACTGAACTGGAATATGTGAGCGTTATATATGAAACCTGTTCGGGATTTGGTCCGATATTTCGAATTTTTTCCGGATATTTTGGTTTAGAGGTATAGAAtccgttcgggtatttataCATTTCAGGTCGAATTCAAGTATGAGTTTGGTTATTTAAAACTGcttagaaaaacaaaaccgGGATGAACATAACTCACGAATCAATACAAAGCCATCATCCAAATCAAATCCATCATTCAAATCAAATCATCATAGTTAACTCAAGCATTATTGTTATCTCAATACAAATAGCTAAAACGTTACAGACCATCCCACCATTCAAACACAATCCACCATACAACTCTCCTGATCCTCTAATCTTAGAAAAGCTCACCTGCAAACAAATTATTAACCAAGAAATCCTCCATGTAATTATAATTCTCCGGTACAAGTCTCTTAAACTTGAGATACTGTTCCTCCGCCTTGTCTTCCTCCTTCAGCAAAGTGTATATCGCTCCTTGGCAAAAATACGGCCAGAAATCACTTGGTTCATCTTCGACAAGCTCTTCATAAAGCTTCAGTGCTTCGCTGTGTTTCCCTCTAACCACACGAATCTGAGCCACGAGATGCTTAAACTCACGATACTCCTTGCGCTTGTTCTCCCTCTCGCATCTCAGCATTGCTTCCTCGATTCTCCTCTCTACCTTTCTCCAATCAAGACCTGCATTGGAGTAAGCCACGACCAAGCCGTGATAAGCTTCAGCGCGAAGAGGGTGTTTAGCTAGAACCTCTTCCAGTACGGTTTTAGCTGATTGTGTATATCCATCGCAAGTAAAGTATCTGGCTTTCTGAACCGGCCATTTCGGTTCGTCCGGTTCCAGTTTTATCAGACGGTCGAGTACTTGTATAGCTTCTGGGAGCTTATAAGATCCGAATTTTACCTCCACCAAGGAGCGAAGAGAGTCCACGTCAGTTGGGTGAGTTGCTAAATGCTCTTCGAGGGCTCTCTCTTGCTCTTCGTAGGTGACGTGTTTGTCGCTGTCCGTTGACGAAGGAGGCGTGAGGGGAGCTGCGATGGCCGGAGGTTTGAGCTGGAGGTTGAGGGAAAGGAGAGCAGCGGCGGTTGCTAGAGTGATGCATGTGGACTTGAGGACGCGGAAAGGTGCGGACTTTTGAAGAGGGATGATCAAGTTTTGAGAtttggaagaggaagaagcttTGATTGAAGGGTATTTGAAAGAGGAGTTTGGTCGGATAAATGGTCTCAAGGTGGAAGATTGTTCCAGGAAGGAGGATGAAGAGGTGTGAGTGAAGAATGGCTGGCGGTGAATCTTTAATCTTCCCAGAGACTCCATGATTGTTGTTTGTGAGAAACCCTTCAAACCCCTTATTCAGTAAAGTGATCTGAGGAGAGATCAAAGCATACCGAATATTCTCTACCGTTTCTTGTCTTTTATGGGCTTCAGTCTCACGCTCCATCTACTTGTTTAAGACATGTGAAACACACATTCAACATAAACTTTTGAGTGTAAGAAACTGTAGTAACACTTTTGAACAACCACGGAACAATCTTGGTCGGTCGTGGTCGGAGACCGAACAcaggaaacaaataaaaacaacagACACACGAAATAAGGTACAAAAGGCAtttccttctttcttttcatttctataCATGAAATTATGTATAACATACATGGCTACAAAAAAACACCAAGAGAAATGAAGAAACCAGAAGCTCCAGATCTTTGAATCCCCAAACATTCATTCATCTGCTTTTCCTCTTATTAGTTCTTGTGGTTATATAAAAATGGATGAGGGGTTGGGTTAAAGGGAATACTCTGTTCCCGGCTTCTTGTGAAGAAGGGATGGCTCAGTGCTTCCCTTGCCTTGAGCCTCTCCGTTGGTTCATACCGAAGCAGCCCTTGTAACAGATCTATCAGATCACCCGCCGAGTGATCCACATGTTGCATGATCAGGTTCTGAAAAGTACAAAAGGTGGAGTCCTAATTTCAGTATCAGTTAAGTGAATGTCAATTCCtaagttatttaattttgagATTATTTTACCGGCAACCGGGGAAGTTTCCATACTGCTTTCAAGCTGTCTCTCGACGTTGCACCTTCAGGCCAATCTAACTTTGCACCTCTCCTGAAGTATCTTTCCGAGCGCCGGCTGCAGGAGAAcgttttgattttgatataaaaaattaaaaagttcaaTTTCATTTCCGCTGGTATCTTATGTTGCTAATAAGATTGAACTTGCTGTTCTTACTCGGCTCTGAGCACCATATGAGGTGGCAATGGTCCTAGCACCCTTTCCATCATGGCCAAATGCTCCAAATTTTCATGCGTTTGGAAAAGCGCCTCTCCCTGCAAAAATTATTCAGAAGATAGAATCTGTTGGGATGGATACGGTGAGATGAATCCTGGTGTACATAAAACATGAATAGAGGAAGTTACTCACCGAACAAAGCTCAACAAGTATGCAACCAATACTCCACAGGTCACATGGATAGTTCCATCCAACCCCTGCGATGAAGTTCAATAGTAAATACTGATTGCTATACATATAAATGTTGTCAACACAGATGTGACAAAAAGTCATAAGAGTTTACCTAGGATAACTTCTGGTGCGCGGTAATGCCTTGTGGATACAATGTAGTTATGGTCTTGATGTTCAAACGTTGTACTTCCAAAATCAATGAGCTTTATGGCACTTGACTTTGGCAGATTCTTGAAGTATGACCCATCTTTCGTGGGTCGTGATAAAAACTACATTATCATGACCACAAAGAGAAAACAAGTCAAACAATTTTAGTTATACAAGATCTTTGATAGATACATATCACATAAGCCATGAACCTACATGCGTCCAGCTTCGAGATGATTTTATACTCACCTTATAATCAGGTATTTTGATATATTCAGACGACACCAGAAGAATGTTCTCCGGCTTCAAATCTGTGTGAATCAGACGCAAATCGTGCATATCTGTCACGACAGAATGAGAAAAGCCTGAGTACACTAGTAAACAAAAATTTCCAGAAATACTATCTGAGCTATTTGGATTCCCTGGAGAGATTGAATGCAGTATCAAAAGAGAAACATTAAGTAATAATTACTAAATGCCTTAGTCTCGTATCAAAAAGTTCCCGAAATTTAGAATGACTTATGGCACTAATGGACTAGTATATAGAAGAATGGGTCAAGAAAAGTCCACACACATGCTACAGACTCCAAAAGTTGTCTGCCAAGCTCACGAACAAGGTCAATAGGAAATGAACGGTAGCTGTTTTTGCGGAGAAAATCATACAAACTTGGGCCAAGCTTCTCAAACACCTGTTGAAACCATTTAAACCCATCCGCCAGCTCTTTTATAACTCACACAATACTCAGGGAGTGATTTCCCCTCAAACTTATCAAGGATAACAGAACTTacaatacaaatatgattacgaTAGTCAAACCAATTCCGTATTTGCACACAACTGCAAGGAATGGAAGAGCTTATACCAAAtgcaaaaaaaactcaaaactaaaCCAAGAATTA is part of the Raphanus sativus cultivar WK10039 chromosome 5, ASM80110v3, whole genome shotgun sequence genome and harbors:
- the LOC108862857 gene encoding serine/threonine-protein kinase AFC1 isoform X2 → MMLVVLDMHDLRLIHTDLKPENILLVSSEYIKIPDYKFLSRPTKDGSYFKNLPKSSAIKLIDFGSTTFEHQDHNYIVSTRHYRAPEVILGVGWNYPCDLWSIGCILVELCSGEALFQTHENLEHLAMMERVLGPLPPHMVLRADRRSERYFRRGAKLDWPEGATSRDSLKAVWKLPRLPNLIMQHVDHSAGDLIDLLQGLLRYEPTERLKAREALSHPFFTRSREQSIPFNPTPHPFLYNHKN
- the LOC108862859 gene encoding protein SLOW GREEN 1, chloroplastic produces the protein MESLGRLKIHRQPFFTHTSSSSFLEQSSTLRPFIRPNSSFKYPSIKASSSSKSQNLIIPLQKSAPFRVLKSTCITLATAAALLSLNLQLKPPAIAAPLTPPSSTDSDKHVTYEEQERALEEHLATHPTDVDSLRSLVEVKFGSYKLPEAIQVLDRLIKLEPDEPKWPVQKARYFTCDGYTQSAKTVLEEVLAKHPLRAEAYHGLVVAYSNAGLDWRKVERRIEEAMLRCERENKRKEYREFKHLVAQIRVVRGKHSEALKLYEELVEDEPSDFWPYFCQGAIYTLLKEEDKAEEQYLKFKRLVPENYNYMEDFLVNNLFAGELF
- the LOC108858577 gene encoding putative F-box/FBD/LRR-repeat protein At1g22000 — protein: MFEQLLLFFGSIDVRLQAGDVILILLEQGIPVLLKHVSRRFSSKKRTRRIEVELEDKISALPDELLVQILSLVPTKDAVATMILSKRWRYIWTMVPKLDYNMNDGIHKVGFLDFLFGKSYQRWFLRFIDESLLVHKAPVLEKLAIELGGKCPVDVNVDVGKWIEKAVVSKVREIELVLMWSAEHTSLPKSLYTCNTLASLSLFGKIIVDVPSLACLPSLEELELNSVVYKDEDSLARLLSSCPNLKYLDVERHPQDNVKIFNIKAPLLENLYYLYVELRSHDEGTGGGTLAIDSPALNEIFIADYSGDSCSIENKPRLDKAFISGSCYPDDKFMTCLSSVRYLELVLNFATFVWFNTINFSQLLECKIRLVHELDWLEPLMFLLQNSPNLKVLSIDKTFIRYVEESPLSWNQPSSVPECLSSHLEIFEWNEYGGRNEEKELVKYIFANSNCLQRARFSLKSTGKKNKKKMMEELGSMSRISTSSQLLFSTELEYVSVIYETCSGFGPIFRIFSGYFGLEV
- the LOC108862857 gene encoding serine/threonine-protein kinase AFC1 isoform X1, with amino-acid sequence MQSSVHREKPSSIAMILETHRNVEFPHRIVDKRPRKRPRLAWDAAPPPLPPPPVFHPPLYYGQEFASGLVPNFVYPNLFYNGLPRQGSPPWRPDDKDGHFVFVVGDTLTPRYQILSKMGEGTFGQVLECFDNKNKEAVAIKVIRSVNKYREAAMIEIDVLQRLTRHDVGGSRCVQIRNWFDYRNHICIVFEKLGPSLYDFLRKNSYRSFPIDLVRELGRQLLESVAYMHDLRLIHTDLKPENILLVSSEYIKIPDYKFLSRPTKDGSYFKNLPKSSAIKLIDFGSTTFEHQDHNYIVSTRHYRAPEVILGVGWNYPCDLWSIGCILVELCSGEALFQTHENLEHLAMMERVLGPLPPHMVLRADRRSERYFRRGAKLDWPEGATSRDSLKAVWKLPRLPNLIMQHVDHSAGDLIDLLQGLLRYEPTERLKAREALSHPFFTRSREQSIPFNPTPHPFLYNHKN